The following nucleotide sequence is from Trifolium pratense cultivar HEN17-A07 linkage group LG2, ARS_RC_1.1, whole genome shotgun sequence.
gcaCTCATGGTACTCAATGATATCTGTCTTTCTTATAAATTAATCATCCCAAAGCTGATCTCGTCATCTCATACGCCAAGAAGCATGCTGCATTGGCAGGAACACTTCTGAACATTGCAGGACCAAAACCTTTATACAGGCCTTTAACTCCCTCGGTAGCTTTTATCCTTCTGAAAGCATCAATTGAACCAGAAAACTTTGGATTTTTGTAATCATCAACTTGAAGCACACTCTTAACAACATCGGTCGGATAAACCATTAACCAAAAAGAAGCACCAGCCAAGCCTCCGGCAGCCATCAGAGAACCTCTACCAAGTTTAGACGTATCGGTGCCTCCGGCAATTAATTGCTTAGTTGCTTCATATACACCAAACATTGCAGCATTTCCAGGTATTTCACGCGCCATAGTGGGAACCAAGCCCTTGAAAAGACCTTTTACGCCACCTTCTGACCTGAGAACATGCCTGGCCACATCCATTGGACCGCCATATTTCACTGCCAATGTTGCTGTTCCTGAACCAGCTAGTGCACTTTGTGCTTGTAATCTGGTATTCATCAAGTAGCAAAATATTTAGTTAGAAGAATAATACATAATGAATACAActgttaaaataataatttgaaaagtcAATTCAGGAAAAGTTAATCAAGACTGATCAGCAAGTTAGACTTATTCTCATGGCATTGATTTCATGTTCTTAAAATCAATCTAGGTTGTGcctaactcaatcctacaagACAAGCTTGAAAAGTAAGGACTGTCCAAACTTTATAAGCATTACATAGGCCATATCTCTATTCGATGTTGGACTCTCACATATCCCATCACGCTCAACACTGGACATTAATGCAGGTGGAATAACATGAACCACATAGGTCGACGGAAGACGATAAAGTTCTGTTTGGTTCTTTTGAACTGTTATGGTTTGGTACAGTTCAGGTTTCTGTCTGAATTGAACTGTGAACAGTCCTAGGTGGAATGATAGAGATCTTAGCCCAATAAGatatctaggataggctctgatatcatctaaaaatttgggttgggcctaactcaaccctacaaaccCGGTTTGTAAGGTAAGGTTTGGCCAAGCATTATAATGCACTTCATAGGTCTTAATGATATCTCTAGTCAATGTGAGATTCTCAACACATGTCAACCATGAGAGAAATGATTACACTTATTTAAAATAAGAAGTTAAATAGATGCATCATAAGAGAAAcagataatttgaaattaagCCTAACTCAACCCCGAAAGCTAGTTCAAGAAGGTAGGAATGTCCACACCATGTAGGGACTAATTTGACTATATCTCTAGTTGATATTGGGATTGCAACACACCTCTTATGCCTGGTAATGTTATTGATGGCGGATGGTGGAAAGCCAAAATTGCGCTGTGGCACCACCATCCCTCGCAAATTGACCATGTAGGTTTTCCACAAATCTGCCACTGATATCCATCATGGCGCCGCCATGGCTGAAATTTGACAATACTAACTCCTGGGCATCGGAAGTATAGACAAATTTGCGTGGCTTAGTAACAAAGATCTTAATTAACaaagaacaagaataaaaaaagtTGGTTCCAACTATGAAAGTCTGTTTTTCAAAAAGGTAAAAAATCTAAGCAAAATTTACATGACAAAATCCATGTTTGGAATCACGGTGAGTTCAACAATGGTGAGTTCAACAAAATTACGGGGACACCATGATTTTGTCGAAGCACCAAAGTCTTGGCCAAAATCATGGTGACATATAGTGATTATGTCAAACTCTCTGCCAATAATCATAAACAAATTGATAGAAAGAATTGCAAATAAAATGCGACTAAATCATGAAAATTGATACACCATCAGTGGCATCTAACCTGCATTTGATAAGTTCAGTAGGGCAAGCTAGAAAGGAAACAGAAAGTCCAGCTGCCGCTCCACAAACGACCTGCTGATTTATTGTAAGGACATCACCAGGATGTGACTTCAACAATGTTTCCATTTGGCCTCTAACTGTAAACAAGACAGCATTGAAGGCAGCTACTGTAGCAAGCGGGGCTCCCATACCTTTGTATAAGCCGCCTGGACCTTCAGCTGCTATTGTCTTCTTGACAGCATCAATTGCACCAGAATATTTCGGAACTTGGCCAGGAAGTGGTGTCGGCTGGCTTTGGAGCTTGACCTTTATGGTGTCAAATGGGTGTCCGACTATCAGCTGTGCTGCCCCTCCAATAGTCCCAGCAGTAAGGTCCTTAGCCACATCTCCCATCTGGAAAAAAACAATTGTTGTAGTGAGATTTTAAATAAAAGGATGAAGagtctgtttggataaacaatttaattaagcTCTTGTAGCATAAgtttttatcatataagtgcttatgtataagctatttctataacaaaagataaactaagatcaaactattttcatataaatttcaaactaaAAATACACACAAACACACCTAACAACGACGTTCAAAAGATAATGCTcgaaaaagttaaaacaaaataagTACTTTGCTTTGTTTTGGAAAACAATTTTGAGATGTAGCAACTGAAAACAGAAAGACGTAGCAACTGAAAACAGAAAGACGTAGCAACTGAAAGCAGAAATAAGAATACATAACAAGTcttgaaaaaatttaaaggtGATAATTTCAAGCTTATGCAGGTAGGAAGCACTATCACAAACGCAAGAAATGTGCCTTTAGGCAATGAAGATAACTAACAAACCATTCTTGTATCTAGAACAAGAGTCATATGGACACAgttccaaaaaaattataggctGAGGGGATAACCTTCTAATTGGCAATCAAATCTCTGTTTAGCAATAagcaaaattgagttttttaagtttatgattATATGTTACAAGCCTTACATGAGCATAACAGAGATAATTGGTATAGTTGTTTAATTAGCTCAAAACTACTCTTCATTATTTTGTACTTCAATTCTTAAAAGCTGAGATATTTTTTAGTTGTTACTCTCTCcgatccttattataagaaaaagtttactttttaggttcataaAAAATTGACGTATCTAGTCCatattatagatcagatacatcaaacattctacGAACCTAATAAGGACCAGAGAGGGAGTACTTCGGTAAGGTAAAAAATGCAGCAGGTATTAAGATCAAAACATAGCGTTAGGAGATGTTattcaaatttgaaaattaaaataaaggaaaCTAAGAGGGATTCCGTGAAACAAAGCAAATGCATCTTaggatcaacaaaattaactgAAGTCTGAAAAACAAATGCTTTTTATCAACCAACCACAGGTAAAGCAGAATATGGCATTCACAGCCCTTTTAGCACATGTATCATATTCATATACTTGATGACGAAGAGCCATTAACCATTTTAGAGAATATACAATATACTCATCAGTGTTGTGAATCACAGATCATGAAAAATaggaatttgttcaaatttgacATACTAAATCGCATACCGGGGAACAATAGCAATTTGTTCGAATTCTACTACACGATACCGCTGCTATTGTTGATACACATATACACAAACAAATAGGTACAACAACAATAGATGATAAGAATTTCAAAGTTGATTATAGTAAATGGTGGTTCAGATTGCAACAGGTGAAAGAAAGCAACAGTACACTACATCTTCCACTCTAATTTGTTTCACTAAATAACCACAGATtgcttaaaaattaaaattcaattaatttgaatagcAAAAATTCTTACACACTTAAAATCAACATCcccattataattataaatctaGAGGAAGAAATCAACAAACAAATGGTGGGCATAACTTAAGTATTACTCACTCAATAAAATCAAGACATaacaaaatacaattttttttttaataacaagaATTCAAACAAAAGGGTGGAAATGAAACAATAAAAGCAGTGATCATCTACACAAATTAGatccaaacaaacaaatatcatttttttttcaatcaaacaTTAGAagctataataataataataataatatgataaagtatGTAATTATGAATCTGATGATTATTGACATGTGAATTAATTTGTAGGAAAACGAATGTTACCTTGTTTTATCGAAATGGACAGAAGAAGAATCACAGGGTAATGTATTATAGCAGAAGGATgaaacagagagagagagagagagtggttGAAAGAGAACAATATTTGGTGAATCGAAACACAGACACAGACACAGAGGATTTGTGAGCAAATGAGAGTGTGTGTTAACTTATAGTGGACACTGGACACACACAGAGCGGAAACAAACGTCACCAATGTATAATGTTTGTGAATTCGACCAAccttgttttgttttatatcatatcatcTGATGTGCCTATCACAACGTGTGTTTAGGGAGAAAATAAATGATCAGCTAATtattatatgaatttaattagacggtgtaaaataattttacacgatGATCAAGTATGAAATCATCAATCTTTCATGTTATACGATGAATGTGGAGGGTGATGTGGCCGAATATATGGTTGTTATTGGttgtcagtgtaaaataattttacactatcagtacatatttttttttctcttattatattattataattatagaaattataataatagatttttttttttaaaattcattgaaCGATTGATGTTTATGACTTATGAATGTATAGGttattattcaatgaaccttaATAGTGCGGTAGAGTGCTTTTAATTCCTAAAAATGttgagaataaaaaataaaagggataaaaacagaaataaaatattatatattaatatagcCAATAAAGAATTGATTTAGATGGTTGCCTAAAAAAAGTGTTATATTTCTAAATCTTgttcatgtaaaaaaaattcaacagaAATTAATTACAATTAATACGGTGAAATTTCATAATTATAATAGggcaacaaaaatttaaatgtatattcGGGTGAAAGGCTGAAAGCcctatttataattaattaatatatatataaaataaaaaaaaaaaagacatgtatATGGTACAAATATAGACTACATACATGTTACTTTTCAAATAACACAACTAAAAAAGTGTGTTATGTTAGGTACTTAGGCTACAGTGACGGCTCCAACTATGTCTATAAccctttttgtgtttttattttcttttctttctggtTTACCAATTTCAATATCAAACGCAatgccttttctttttttagagcCCCAAAATGACTTTCacgtttctttttgtttttaaaggAAAATATATCTAACTTTTTATGTAAAAAGAATTATAATGTTAATTGTTCTTTATAAGATTATTTACGAGAATGTCtagtcaacaaaaataataagctAGAGTTTAGTATATTGTGTATGTAGAAGTGTTTAACCTAATTGCTAtaggtctatatatatatatatatatatagacccTTTTGTCTACCTGTTTGACCTTAATAGGAGGAGTGATTGAGCCCGCTTTCCTTAATATTTGGCCCATGTGGCCTATAAAAGGGAACATATCCATTGGCTCAACCCCTAGATTGGACTTATCCGTTCCGGGGTGATCGTCTTAACCCTATTGGGGTGTGTGGTGGGGCCAATTGGATCAGGGAACTCGCCCAGTACATTAATATTTTGATgattattataacaaaaaaaaatttactaatgaaAGTGTCTTGAGTGAATTCCATCAACTCTTTTATGATTGGAGACTTGACTTGAAAAAATagataacataaaaaataaataacataatatGGGATACCTTATTTTTTATACCATTGAAACAAAATGTATATAAATTGCATAAGATGACATAGTGGTATAATGATCGTTTATTAGTATGtatgaaattcaaaataaatttctaaaaaaaaaaattaccactGGTAGTTAGTCCACTAATGTGAAAAGACAATCTTCCTATAAATGCACCATTGGTAGTTAGTCCACTAATGTGATCAAGTTAATAATATGAGGAAGGCATTTGAACAAATCTTTACTTGTAACTTTTAAGAAATTAGGGATGCTACTTCAATTATTTAGGTATATATGCTTAGCTCTGAATGGTGTAATGTAGATTAATATAATTAGAAGCCTGGTTGTTGTTGAAGCTTCACGCTCTCTAAAATGACAATTCATTCAAATTGGCATTGACCGTAAATGAATAATAGTGTTAATTGCACTTATTACACGTACAATTCTACATATGCATGTTACATAGTTATGCAagattacatataaaatatctTGAATATGGTGTTATAGCTGTCTGTCTATTATTATGCAAGATTACATTGTTATGCAAGATTGCTCATATTTGGATTTGGTTGATGACATTAGTGGATTAGCTATCAATGGCATATTCAACAACAAAGGTTTGTCTTTTGCCATTCCACCAGTAATTTAAGATTTCCCATTAAATGTTAATGAAAAATACTCTAAAAAAGTTAATGGTGTTAATAGAAAAGAAAAGTGTTTAATGTAAATTTAAAGGAGATTAGTTCAAAGTTTAAAATTAGGAGTGTCAGTGTCATTTTAGTAGACTTTGGTTTGGAGAGCTGAGtataattttttctaatttttaatcACCTATGTAGATATATGTATACACTTAAgtacataacatattttttttatgagttaaTTAAGGTTTTAGTCCTCAGAAATATtccaaattttgttttcaatcaCTTCATAAAGATGTTTCAATACAAAAACGTTGTTACGAAACAATACAAACATAATTTCGTTTAACAACgttcaataaaaattaacctTCCTACTATATTCATGACATGTTTATTCCATAATTCTTCAGATTTTGAAGTTCATTCCTCACTTGAGAAAATGATGATGGTATATTTTTAGAATAGAATTGTTTTTTAAACTGTTTTTCTTAAAAGAATTGATGTGCAATGACATGCTCTTCCATGTGTTCCATGGTTGCTCATGGCATGGCTCGAGTAACATATTCGTGCACTTTTTAACCTTGGAcggaaaaaaataagaaagcaTTTTGATTGTTCTTGAAAGCTTGGAGAATTGTATAGAAAACAAGAAACTTTGAGCAAGTACACATTTCCAGCAGAAAATATCTGGTGctagtttttcattttctctGAAGTCAGTACTTAATTACAATAATTACATGGAATGAAATAACAAATATCCACTACTAGTTTCTTTTTCATGGCAAGACTTGAGAATTACAATACTTACATGCAAACAATTTGATCATGATTAGTGGTTACAAGACTTGAAAATAATTCTGCAGACTCCTCCAGACGTGTAAAAGTTATCCAATATCCTTTTTACCAACAAGTATCAAAAGCAGCATCGACAATTTTCTATAAGTCTGATTATGAAAAAGTGCTACTGATTTTACCTcttcaaaagataaataaacCAGGATACTTTCTTTCATTTGCAAATTGTAAGCTTAGTCATAAAAGTGGCGAGAAATTAGGCGTGACTGGAAGCTTCACTGCTCCCTTCAAGCAATGGCTTCGTTTTCCCTATTAGAGCAGTGGTTGATTCGTCTTCATCATCTTTGTTAAACAGATCCTCACTTTTCAAAAAGGTTCCTGTAGAATTCATACGATTAAGCAATTATAATCCAGCTATATGTCAATTCTCAACAGTATAATAAACTTTCTTCAAGTGATTAGTAGCGAGTTTTCTTGATGTCACTGTCAAATTGTTGGTGTGGCCAACCAACAATGATCAGTTTTCAAGCAAATTTATATACCAAGCTAGGGGTATATATACCTGCACATCACCTTTGATCTCTACTGTAACACATAAGTTTGGAACAAAGTTCAATCTTCATGTTAATTACAAAGTGTGCTCATCAAAGAGTGGCCAGGGTTGGCATTTCTTTCCATTAATGACGTATAGCTTCTCTCGTGCAATAAAGAAAGGGATGAATATGATGGCACTTACCTATGAACCATATTACGGCAGCTatgaagaaaattgatgttagagaaagagatgtttTCCTCCAGTCATTGATATGATCCTGCGCAGGAAAAATAAGGTGCTTAGAGTTGAGATAATActtaaaattaaactataaatAAAGGCAAAAGGCTTAATAATGGCAAGAATATTAAGTCCGCAAAACAGGATGATGGCTAAATCACAATGCCAAACAGAAATCAGTGTGGTTCTCGCAACTAATTTTTCCAACATCATTGCAACGCAATAGTTCTTCAAAGGGAAAAATTACTAGTTATCTTCTACTT
It contains:
- the LOC123910279 gene encoding mitochondrial carnitine/acylcarnitine carrier-like protein, which translates into the protein MGDVAKDLTAGTIGGAAQLIVGHPFDTIKVKLQSQPTPLPGQVPKYSGAIDAVKKTIAAEGPGGLYKGMGAPLATVAAFNAVLFTVRGQMETLLKSHPGDVLTINQQVVCGAAAGLSVSFLACPTELIKCRLQAQSALAGSGTATLAVKYGGPMDVARHVLRSEGGVKGLFKGLVPTMAREIPGNAAMFGVYEATKQLIAGGTDTSKLGRGSLMAAGGLAGASFWLMVYPTDVVKSVLQVDDYKNPKFSGSIDAFRRIKATEGVKGLYKGFGPAMFRSVPANAACFLAYEMTRSALG